One segment of Alnus glutinosa chromosome 2, dhAlnGlut1.1, whole genome shotgun sequence DNA contains the following:
- the LOC133860767 gene encoding uncharacterized protein LOC133860767, with amino-acid sequence MGICLSNTNTLLLQDEKAEEVVEQRESFAADDGKKKKKKMVRFQLQEDDSTVGRGRSDDHGVHIQNMGICLSNTNTLLQAEKAEEVVEQTESFAADDDGKKKKKKKKMVRFKLQEDDSTVGRGRSDDRGDSGSGVVRIRVVVTLEELKQLLDCKDSFKQSSVEQLVSAMKLRGRRVSADQVDDGWRPALESIPEDP; translated from the coding sequence ATGGGAATTTGCTTGAGTAACACAAACACGTTACTACTACAAGATGAGAAAGCTGAAGAGGTGGTTGAACAAAGAGAATCATTTGCAGCAGATgatgggaagaagaagaagaagaagatggtgagATTCCAACTCCAGGAAGATGACAGTACTGTTGGGAGAGGAAGAAGTGATGATCATGGGGTTCATATCCAAAACATGGGAATTTGCTTGAGTAACACAAACACGTTACTACAAGCTGAGAAAGCTGAAGAGGTGGTTGAACAAACAGAATCATTTGCAGCAGATGATgatgggaagaagaagaagaagaagaagaagatggtgagATTCAAACTCCAGGAAGATGACAGTACTGTTGGGAGAGGAAGAAGTGATGATCGTGGGGATTCTGGAAGTGGGGTTGTGAGGATTCGGGTGGTGGTGACTCTGGAAGAGTTGAAACAACTTCTGGATTGTAAGGACAGCTTCAAGCAGTCTTCTGTGGAGCAATTGGTGAGTGCGATGAAGTTGAGAGGAAGGAGGGTTTCTGCTGATCAAGTTGATGATGGATGGAGGCCTGCTTTGGAGAGCATTCCAGAGGACCCTTGA